Genomic window (Caldinitratiruptor microaerophilus):
CCCTGGCCGGGGGGGAGGACGATCACCCGCGGAACACGGCGGACGGCCCCCGGCCAGCGCAACCGGGCCCGCCCGCCCGGGCGCCGAGGACCGTCCGCCACCTGCACTGGGTGTCCTCGCGGTGTTGAGCCGAATCGGGGAAGGGGTCGCGGCCGGACCGCCGGCGCGACCCTGCCATCCTCAAGCTCTAGCCAGGAGGACCAGGCCCATGCTCCCCAGCATGTAGACCGAGGCGAACCGGAAGAGCCGGATGTTTCGCTGAACGTCCGGCGACACGAGGGCGTTAGCGGCGAGACCGATCAGTACCGCAGAGAGGGCGGCTCCGGCCCCGAGATAGCCCAGGGGTACGGAAAGTAGCCACGTGACCGTGAGCATCAACTGGGCGGCGAGAAGTGTCGAGAGCCCGACCACGTACTGCGTGGCCTTCACCCCGTAGCGGTTGGGGAAGACCGGGATCCCGGCGGCCCGGTAGTCCGCGGCGTATTTCACGCTGAATGTCATGATGTGGGTCGGGATCCAGACCACCACGGAAAAGGCCAGGAGGACGCCGAGCACATCGACCCGGCCGGCGGCCAGCACGCGTCCGGCCAAAACGGGCATCCCGCCAGCCAGCCCGCCGACGACAACCGCCCAGACGGTGCGCCGCTTGAGCCACATGGTGTACACGGCCACATCGAGCACCCAGCCGAGCAGGACGACCGCCCCATACAGCGGGGCCAGCGCGAAAGCCCACCCGATCCCCAGCCAGCTTGACCAGAGGCCGGCGAGGGCGGCTCGTGCCGGATCCACCCGGCCCTCCGCCAGGGGTCGGTGGCGGGTGCGCCTCATCACCGCGTCCACGTCGCGGTCGTACACCATGTTCAGAATGGTCGCCCCGGCGATGGCCGCAACGAGGCTGCCGGCCAGGGAGAGCCAGGCACAAGCGCCGGGGCGCGCTATCGGCGCGCTCGCGCTGGCGTGGCCGACAAGGCCGGTGAACACCAACAGCGCCGTCTGCCTCGGCTTAACGAGTTGCCACCAGTCCGCCACACGATCCCACCTCATCGCCGCTCACCTACCTCGCCGGATTCCGCACGCACCGGAAGCCCACGTTCGGGCTGGCGTACTCCGGCACCGCGCTGTTGCGACTCCAGGTCCTCAGATCGTATCCGTGGTCGGCCTTGCTGCCGCCCCGCAAGAACCGGTAATGAATGCCCGGCGTCCGATCCGCCACCCACTGACTGACGTTTCCGGCCATGTCGTACAGGCCGTAGGGGCTGACGGCGCGCGCGGTCTGGAACTCGCCGTACCGCTGGCCGTTGTAGAAGCCGACCGGCGTGGTGTCGCTGTACCCGTCCTCCGTCTCGAAGGGGTCACCGCTGTGGTAGAAGTTGGCGTGTGCCCCTGAGATCGAGTCGCCCCACGGGAAAGGGCGCCGGTCCGTCCCCCTGGCGGCCTTCTCCCACTCGGCCTCCGCAGGCAGGCGGCCTCCGTTGAACTCGCAGTAGGCTCGGGCCCCGAACCACGTCACCATGGTCACCGGGTGGTTCTCGTAGCCGGGTTTCACCCCGAACCGCCGGCCATCAAAGGTGATTCGGGTGGCCGGGTCCGCCAGCGGCATGTGGAGGTAGTCGCCGGCTGGGTACGCTTTCTCGTGCTTACCTCCCCCGAAGGGGTCGCCGGGGTAAGGGCCCACGACCCGGCCTCCCTGCACGCGCACGCGGCTCGCCGCCAGCGCCTCTTCGAGGTACCGCGCGTACTGCGCGTTGGTCACGGGAGTGACCATGATCTCGTAGTCCTGCGGGATCACCGTCTCCACACCGTCACGGCCCATCGGGAAGGGACCCGCAGGAACGAGAGCCCACGCCTCGGGGTCGGCACCCGCGGAGGTGAACTGCTGAACAGCGCGAGAGGGCACCGGTGGTCGGCCACAGCCGGCCAGCAAGGATGCGCCACACGCAGCGGCCAGTACTACGCTCGCAACGCGTCTGCCGAAGCGCGCCTTCACCGGTACCCCCCCTCTCCCGGCTCTTGCGCCTCCAGCTCACCGGCCCACATCCCCCGCCGCCGGAAGAGGTCCTGCAGCCGCCAGATCAGGAAGGCTGCCAGGGCCACCAGAACGGCCGCCAGGCCGATGTCGGCGAGGAGCAGGGTCGCGGCGACAAGGCGCTGCTGTTCGTATTCGCTGACGAAGAGCCGCTTGAGACCGAACACGGTGACGGCGCCGAACGCGAGGTTGGAACCCAGGACGATCGTCCAGCCGTACACCTGTCTGGCAACCCCCCGGACGCCCATCATGTCCGCAAAGTACAAGAGCAGGATGGTTGCGATCAGGGCGGAGAGGATGTGCCAGTGGCCGGTGAGGAGGATCCGCTCCTCCCGGTGGGGCCAGACCCGGAAGATCTCGTCGAGCTTGATGGCCATGAAGATGCCGACCCCGCTGACCGTGAAGTTCATGTAGACCATCTGCCACAGCGCCCCGAAGCGCAGAGGGTCGTGGATCAGGGCCCATAGGCGCTGCCCTGGCCGGGGTCTACCGGCGCGGGGCCCGACCCGGGCCAGACCTTCCTGTACCAGCTTCGACCAGCCGAAGATCACCAGCATCAGCGCTGCCAGCATGACGAGGACCGAACCGACATAGATGATCGCGTGCGCGTGCGGCGTGATCACCACGGACCACGCCCCCAGAGTCACCACCACCGTCCCGAGGATCATGAGCGGCATGGCGATGCGGTGAAAGACCCCGCGGAAGCCGAACCAGCGGCCGATGAGCAGGGCGGTGGCGATGGCGATGAGCGTCAACATGATGTGGAGATGGCCGATCACGGCCTTCTGGAGGAACGTCTTGACCGGCTCCCGAACGAGGTCCTCGGCCAGGAAGCTCTTGAACCCGTTGCCGAAGTGGGAGCCGGCCACAGCGCCGAGGGCGGCGGACCCCAAGGTTGCCACCGTCATGGTGAAGAAGGCCACCCGCTCCAGATCCACACCGCCCCGCGTACGGGCACGGGCCGGGTCCGTCACGCGGTAGCACGGCTGCCAGGGCCACAGAGCCAGGGCGAGCAGCACCCCCGCGTAGAAGATGAGCGCCTGCCCCGCCACGAAGAGGCCGTGCAGCACCCAGTTGCGGCCGAAGTACGCAAAGATCATCCCGGATACCGAGGCGGTGAGGTACCCGGCCGTGATGGTGCCGTTGATCGTGGCCGCCTGCTGCGGGCGCATGGGCAGGCTGTCGGTCATCAGGTACACCAGGACGGCGACCACCGGAAACGCGATGGCGTGGTAAAGGGTGATGATCCGGCCTTCGCGTTCCGCCTCCACCAGCCTCATCCCCAGCACGCGGACGACGAAGTCCTTGACCCCCCACTCCACCATGGGTCCCGAGAGGGTGGACCAGACCACCGTCACGAGGGCGACGAAGCCGATGGCCAGCAGCACCAGCCCCCGGGTCGAGAGCAAGAGGTAGCGGAGACGGCCGGCGAGCCCCCTCATTCCGTTCACCTCGCGCCTTCAGTGTCACAAGCCCGGCGGCCTCACCGCCTGGGCGTGGAGAGGAAGCCCTGGGCGAAGCAGGCGGTCATGAACAACAGGAGCGGGGCAAGGATGGAGAAGATGAAGCTGGCCGGCAGGATGGGCAGGCCTGCCTTCAGGAAGGCGAGCGCGATGCCGCCGATGCCGATCAGCACCCCGCCGAGCCCCACCCAGAGGAAGCCGCGTGGGGCCCTGCCCGTGAGCCCTGCAAGGACCGGGAGAGCGACGATCAGGAGGCCGGCGACCGCGTGAACCACCGCAAGCACCAGGGTGGCCAGCCCGCTCGGCCCGGAGACGCGGGTGAGGGCGATGCCCAGCAGTCCGACGATCGCGAAGGCGGCGTAGGGCTTCTCATATCTGGGAAAGAACTCCGTGACGAGCCCGAGGGACAGCGTCGCCGGGATGAGACTGGCCACGACGACCACGAGCGGGTTGCCCAGAACGCCGTAGCCGAGGCCGATGAGCAGCAACCCGGCCGCCAGGAGGACCGCGAAACTCGCCAAGTAGTACACGGGTGCGCGTCCGGCGCGCAGACCGCTCCTGAGATCCCGGTACAATCGCCAGATGACGTAGATGGCGATCAGTCCCGTCCCCAGGAGCACGACCTTGTCCAGAACGTTCATGGACTCTCCCTCCTTGTTCGCACGTTCACACAGTTGCCGGCGAGGGCGCGCAAGAGGGGAACCGGCTGCCACCCTCAACGTAGCAGCCGGTTCCCTGTCAGGTGTTGACTTTTGTCAAACCTACGCCAGGAAGCTCGGTCCTCCCTCGCCTTCGATCCCCTCGGCGACCCCGTGCAGCCGGCACGGATCGAGGAGCTCGATGCGGAAGTGCCCCTCGTCCCGAATCAGGCCTTGCCGCCGGAACTCGCCGAGGATGCGGACGG
Coding sequences:
- a CDS encoding protoheme IX farnesyltransferase, translated to MRWDRVADWWQLVKPRQTALLVFTGLVGHASASAPIARPGACAWLSLAGSLVAAIAGATILNMVYDRDVDAVMRRTRHRPLAEGRVDPARAALAGLWSSWLGIGWAFALAPLYGAVVLLGWVLDVAVYTMWLKRRTVWAVVVGGLAGGMPVLAGRVLAAGRVDVLGVLLAFSVVVWIPTHIMTFSVKYAADYRAAGIPVFPNRYGVKATQYVVGLSTLLAAQLMLTVTWLLSVPLGYLGAGAALSAVLIGLAANALVSPDVQRNIRLFRFASVYMLGSMGLVLLARA
- a CDS encoding formylglycine-generating enzyme family protein, producing the protein MKARFGRRVASVVLAAACGASLLAGCGRPPVPSRAVQQFTSAGADPEAWALVPAGPFPMGRDGVETVIPQDYEIMVTPVTNAQYARYLEEALAASRVRVQGGRVVGPYPGDPFGGGKHEKAYPAGDYLHMPLADPATRITFDGRRFGVKPGYENHPVTMVTWFGARAYCEFNGGRLPAEAEWEKAARGTDRRPFPWGDSISGAHANFYHSGDPFETEDGYSDTTPVGFYNGQRYGEFQTARAVSPYGLYDMAGNVSQWVADRTPGIHYRFLRGGSKADHGYDLRTWSRNSAVPEYASPNVGFRCVRNPAR